From one Candidatus Methanoplasma termitum genomic stretch:
- a CDS encoding bifunctional N(6)-L-threonylcarbamoyladenine synthase/serine/threonine protein kinase: protein MITLGIEGTAHTLGVGVVDSEKKVLSNVIDMYRPPEGGLHPREAANHHTEVVASTITKAVEEAKISLKDVDLVSFSMGPGLGPCLRVAATAARSLSSRLNIPIVGVNHCIAHIEIGNATTGCHDPAMLYASGGNTQVIAYSDGRYRIFGETHDVGIGNMLDKLGRELGLGFYAGPTIEKLAKEGDKLLELPYSVKGMDIAFSGIMTAALTLKKKGSRLEDIAYSIQETAFAMLTEVTERAMAHIGKDEVLLGGGVAQNKRLQEMVSNMAEDRGAVMFVPDRRLCIDNGAMIAWLGNIMYNSGIRMGIGDTAVRQRFRTDEVEVAWRD from the coding sequence ATGATAACCCTCGGTATCGAAGGAACGGCCCACACACTCGGAGTAGGTGTGGTTGATTCTGAGAAGAAGGTCCTATCGAACGTTATCGACATGTACAGGCCGCCGGAGGGAGGACTGCATCCCAGGGAAGCGGCAAATCATCACACGGAAGTTGTCGCTTCCACAATAACAAAAGCAGTTGAAGAGGCAAAAATATCTTTGAAAGATGTCGATCTTGTTTCATTCTCCATGGGGCCAGGACTGGGTCCTTGTCTGAGGGTGGCCGCCACGGCGGCACGTTCACTCTCATCAAGACTGAACATACCGATAGTCGGAGTCAACCACTGCATCGCACATATAGAGATAGGCAATGCCACAACAGGCTGCCACGACCCGGCAATGCTGTATGCGTCCGGAGGCAATACACAGGTGATCGCTTACTCGGACGGAAGATACCGTATTTTCGGAGAGACGCATGATGTCGGCATAGGGAACATGTTGGATAAGCTCGGCAGAGAGTTAGGTCTTGGTTTCTATGCGGGACCCACAATAGAGAAACTCGCTAAAGAAGGCGACAAGCTTCTGGAACTGCCTTATTCCGTTAAAGGAATGGACATTGCGTTCTCCGGAATAATGACCGCTGCACTCACTTTGAAGAAGAAAGGAAGCCGGCTAGAAGATATCGCCTACTCAATACAGGAGACCGCCTTTGCAATGCTTACCGAGGTCACAGAAAGGGCGATGGCACACATAGGCAAGGATGAAGTTCTCCTGGGAGGCGGCGTGGCTCAGAACAAGCGCCTGCAGGAGATGGTCAGCAACATGGCAGAGGATCGCGGAGCGGTCATGTTCGTTCCCGACAGAAGACTGTGCATAGACAATGGCGCAATGATCGCTTGGCTTGGGAACATCATGTACAATTCAGGGATAAGAATGGGTATCGGCGATACTGCCGTAAGGCAGAGGTTCAGAACGGACGAAGTGGAAGTCGCTTGGAGAGACTGA
- a CDS encoding restriction endonuclease — protein sequence MRTLYTEGLDGDGFVNICEEILSAFYKSKTKRPYLYENESTDFLILGKDHISVLCLPPAKAPIGKTAIEKFYLAMKNKRVKEGIIVTNGRFATTAQKYVEDSNIPITLMEIEKLASVAFKAGIKLVYKKEEPEAYILMKNSDREFREHLSKKLKNSIKCTDDIALNLSIVKRDISLVLFYKIDYSVNAEFEASKKIIHKESGEGSCYISERYSKIMDDEFIEIYDMVPKMAYEPKGKEADLMKPRKQILDVLYDRVIEKHTKYIPIKTGPDKIVNKKCAPSKKDIIVQNVTCLFVPLSDTEYEMFGRKRTIQSLESGTENFFALEPKWLVCDVCDKKITGDIFLCKKCGKMTDDKHTAICSRCNTILCTECSLFISKFLGKNEPICPSCAEKEPGLKIKGNK from the coding sequence ATGAGAACGCTCTATACTGAAGGTCTCGACGGCGATGGTTTCGTCAATATATGTGAGGAGATCCTCTCCGCGTTCTACAAATCCAAAACAAAACGTCCTTACCTTTATGAGAATGAGAGCACAGATTTCCTTATTCTCGGCAAGGACCACATCTCCGTCCTCTGCCTCCCGCCCGCCAAGGCCCCGATCGGAAAAACGGCGATCGAGAAATTCTATCTGGCAATGAAAAATAAGAGAGTGAAAGAAGGCATCATCGTAACGAACGGCCGCTTCGCAACCACCGCACAGAAATACGTTGAGGACAGCAACATACCCATCACATTAATGGAGATCGAAAAATTAGCTTCCGTAGCATTCAAGGCAGGCATCAAACTTGTTTACAAGAAAGAAGAACCTGAAGCATACATTTTAATGAAGAACAGCGACCGCGAGTTCCGCGAACATCTTTCGAAGAAGTTAAAGAACAGCATCAAATGCACAGATGATATCGCATTGAATCTTTCCATCGTCAAAAGGGATATTTCCCTCGTTCTTTTCTACAAGATCGATTATTCCGTGAACGCCGAATTCGAAGCATCCAAAAAGATCATTCATAAGGAATCGGGAGAAGGGAGCTGCTACATCAGCGAAAGATATTCGAAGATCATGGACGATGAATTCATAGAGATCTACGACATGGTCCCTAAGATGGCCTATGAGCCTAAGGGAAAAGAGGCTGATCTCATGAAACCCAGGAAACAGATACTGGATGTGCTTTACGATCGCGTAATAGAAAAACACACCAAATATATTCCAATCAAAACAGGTCCCGACAAGATCGTCAACAAGAAGTGCGCCCCGTCGAAAAAGGACATCATCGTTCAGAATGTTACGTGCCTGTTCGTTCCCCTTTCAGATACGGAATATGAGATGTTCGGAAGAAAAAGGACCATCCAATCATTAGAGAGCGGCACCGAGAATTTCTTCGCGCTTGAACCAAAGTGGTTGGTATGTGACGTGTGTGACAAAAAGATAACAGGAGATATCTTCCTCTGCAAGAAATGCGGAAAAATGACGGACGATAAGCACACGGCGATCTGCAGCAGGTGCAACACTATTCTGTGCACAGAGTGTTCGCTCTTCATCAGTAAATTCCTCGGGAAGAATGAGCCTATATGTCCTTCATGTGCGGAAAAAGAGCCGGGGCTCAAGATCAAAGGCAACAAATGA
- a CDS encoding DUF6508 domain-containing protein, which translates to MDEKIGKELKDWAEALCTYIPYFESIEGMEGCGWFLGKQSPDRTIRVFYCSEHYKLRDFFDSFYFGLFMGIGLEPENFLSDSVGPDIRKESIRQADAATVLETLYFYYLERFSDYFSSKGTKDGIILMALYRLKEILENGEMSLSGRYLQNIHPEEHYSVYRYKYRVMEDRSSYNYYRTCTEKLCFFIPFFENIRGKLPVDWYPEERPRKACRKTSHLTYDETLSEFFKLICDTGFRDFDYSVILEYKGTTEDLLELISVSDAEISRAMLTFYCQWERFDAGLWNVGAYNGTILTALYRLRELFLNG; encoded by the coding sequence ATGGACGAGAAGATCGGGAAAGAACTGAAGGACTGGGCGGAAGCATTGTGCACATACATCCCATACTTTGAAAGCATTGAGGGAATGGAAGGATGCGGGTGGTTTTTGGGTAAACAGTCCCCGGACAGAACAATAAGGGTGTTCTACTGTTCGGAACACTATAAGTTAAGAGATTTTTTCGATTCCTTCTATTTCGGTCTGTTCATGGGGATAGGGCTGGAACCGGAGAATTTCCTAAGCGATTCCGTTGGACCGGACATACGTAAAGAGTCGATCCGACAGGCAGACGCCGCAACGGTTCTGGAGACATTATACTTCTACTATCTTGAGAGATTCTCAGACTATTTTTCTTCAAAGGGAACCAAGGACGGCATCATTCTTATGGCGCTCTACAGACTGAAAGAGATACTCGAGAATGGAGAGATGTCACTCAGCGGGAGATATCTTCAAAATATCCATCCAGAGGAGCATTACTCAGTGTACAGATACAAATACAGGGTGATGGAGGACAGATCCTCATATAATTATTACAGAACGTGCACTGAAAAACTTTGCTTTTTCATTCCGTTTTTCGAGAATATAAGGGGCAAGCTGCCTGTGGATTGGTATCCGGAAGAACGTCCGAGAAAGGCCTGCAGAAAAACTTCACACCTCACATACGATGAAACGCTGTCGGAGTTCTTCAAACTGATATGCGATACCGGCTTTCGGGACTTCGATTATTCTGTGATATTGGAATACAAGGGAACGACCGAAGATCTGCTTGAGCTGATAAGCGTCTCAGATGCCGAGATATCAAGAGCAATGCTTACATTCTACTGCCAATGGGAAAGATTCGACGCGGGACTATGGAATGTCGGAGCCTACAACGGTACAATTCTGACAGCACTTTACAGGCTCAGAGAACTCTTTCTGAATGGTTAA
- a CDS encoding transglutaminase domain-containing protein yields the protein MGIVMLVVAIFVITLYVSLERTDMNKFNDANRPSDQHHSVSISTNYPDAGTIASTEGWVLYNDTFECTVTSVSPGYVFEGWFSDHRLVSKEMSFDFVIDHDVVLEARFFKLFDASFTITQTNIVAPTEMTLTPNAVDNIVGREWVIKDAFTGEQYSYTESQDNGSITFSVAKGTPLLISYTIEYSNGDSMTQNTTVVINEDVTKTFNWRYMKDNIYSPVTNLLSINNGSVSWNVLVPLTEYYYATKSTLPRTGATGAYRVLGDYVTSDSRVIVHMAENLSVFTSQMSDIARADFVLKFVQSLPYQTDLDGKGVSEYYKLPIETLWEGKGDCEDHAILFVALMKALGYDAVLYHIYCYDSNGKYTGSHVAAGIAVEGASGYSTTVDGVEYFYCEATAEVGTSWINQANVGYKPDGFTVVETWKI from the coding sequence TTGGGAATAGTAATGCTTGTAGTGGCTATTTTTGTAATAACTCTTTATGTTTCGTTAGAAAGAACGGACATGAACAAATTCAACGATGCCAATCGTCCGTCCGATCAGCACCATAGCGTGAGCATTTCCACTAATTACCCGGATGCCGGAACGATAGCTTCCACCGAGGGGTGGGTCCTTTATAACGATACTTTTGAGTGCACAGTGACGTCCGTCTCGCCCGGGTATGTTTTCGAGGGGTGGTTCTCCGATCACAGGTTGGTGTCGAAAGAGATGTCGTTCGACTTTGTGATCGATCACGATGTTGTGCTGGAAGCCAGATTCTTCAAATTATTCGATGCGTCGTTCACGATCACTCAGACGAACATCGTTGCTCCGACGGAAATGACACTGACCCCTAATGCCGTCGACAACATCGTTGGGAGAGAATGGGTCATCAAAGATGCTTTTACTGGGGAGCAATATAGTTATACAGAATCACAGGACAACGGCAGTATAACCTTCTCTGTAGCAAAGGGAACGCCGCTACTAATCTCGTATACGATAGAATATTCCAATGGGGACAGCATGACACAGAACACGACCGTTGTGATCAACGAGGATGTCACCAAGACCTTTAATTGGAGATATATGAAGGATAATATCTACTCACCTGTAACCAACCTCCTTTCGATAAACAACGGTTCAGTTTCGTGGAATGTTCTGGTCCCTCTCACAGAATACTATTACGCAACAAAATCAACGTTGCCGAGGACAGGCGCCACCGGCGCATATAGGGTGTTGGGGGACTACGTTACATCAGATTCCCGCGTGATAGTGCATATGGCAGAGAACCTTTCTGTATTCACATCCCAGATGAGCGATATAGCCCGTGCGGATTTTGTTCTTAAATTCGTTCAAAGCCTTCCGTACCAGACAGATCTCGACGGAAAGGGAGTAAGCGAGTACTATAAATTGCCCATAGAGACCCTTTGGGAAGGAAAGGGAGACTGCGAAGACCATGCCATCTTATTTGTCGCACTGATGAAGGCGCTGGGGTACGATGCAGTTCTTTACCACATATATTGCTACGATTCGAACGGCAAGTACACCGGTTCGCATGTGGCGGCAGGCATTGCCGTGGAAGGAGCAAGCGGATACAGCACAACGGTTGACGGGGTGGAGTATTTCTATTGCGAGGCAACGGCCGAGGTCGGCACAAGCTGGATAAACCAAGCAAATGTGGGGTACAAACCGGATGGATTCACGGTGGTTGAAACTTGGAAGATCTAA
- a CDS encoding InlB B-repeat-containing protein, whose translation MVIVVCTASVLGVMLYSFSHVTNINEYNSTHVPNNYHKISLFENYLDAGTLSSTGGYVQHGGSFVCTVTPTSSQYVFDGWYSDQTLVSTSNSFKYVVECDSSLEARFHKVSDAAFRITQTNIEAPTEITLTPISRDSADKLMWSIEDMSTLEELNYADSGNNDGSITCSVSNGCPISISLTTTHPNGESQKQNLFVIVNEDMVKSFVWRYQEDEIFSEVANVLSINNGAVSWSLTIPYAEEHAAEKSTIPRDGASGAYDVIADFVTADNPVIMQMADDIEIFTAQMSDVERVDFVLKFVQSIPFEEDIASKGVNDYYKLPVETLWQDNGDCEDHAILFAAMMKAMDYKVVLYHVYIYSGSTFTAAHVAAGVAVDGGSGYYTTLDGEKYYYCESTAEVGSSWVNQADVGYIPSGYKIVETWIV comes from the coding sequence TTGGTAATCGTAGTTTGCACTGCGTCTGTATTAGGGGTAATGCTCTATTCATTTTCGCACGTAACGAACATCAACGAGTACAACAGCACTCATGTTCCAAATAATTATCACAAGATCTCTTTATTTGAAAATTATCTGGACGCGGGAACACTGTCCTCCACAGGAGGATACGTCCAACACGGTGGCTCCTTCGTCTGCACCGTAACGCCCACTTCTTCCCAATATGTTTTTGACGGGTGGTACAGTGATCAGACGTTGGTCTCGACATCGAATTCTTTCAAATATGTGGTAGAGTGCGATTCGAGCCTGGAAGCAAGATTCCATAAAGTGTCCGATGCAGCGTTCAGGATCACGCAGACCAACATCGAGGCCCCAACGGAAATAACACTGACGCCGATATCTCGCGATAGTGCGGACAAGCTGATGTGGTCGATTGAAGACATGTCCACATTGGAAGAATTAAATTACGCGGATTCGGGGAACAATGACGGAAGCATCACGTGTTCCGTGTCGAATGGATGCCCCATTTCCATCTCTCTCACAACCACCCATCCCAATGGGGAAAGTCAGAAGCAGAATCTGTTTGTCATTGTCAACGAGGATATGGTAAAGAGTTTTGTATGGAGGTATCAAGAGGACGAGATATTCTCGGAAGTAGCCAATGTCCTCTCTATCAACAACGGAGCTGTTTCGTGGTCTTTGACGATCCCTTATGCTGAGGAACACGCGGCAGAGAAATCAACCATCCCAAGGGACGGCGCAAGCGGTGCATATGATGTAATTGCGGATTTCGTCACTGCGGACAATCCGGTGATAATGCAAATGGCAGATGACATTGAGATATTCACAGCACAAATGAGCGATGTAGAACGTGTTGACTTTGTGCTTAAGTTTGTTCAGAGTATTCCGTTCGAAGAAGATATTGCCAGTAAAGGAGTGAACGATTACTATAAGCTGCCGGTGGAGACCCTTTGGCAGGACAACGGAGACTGCGAAGATCATGCGATACTATTTGCCGCAATGATGAAGGCAATGGATTATAAGGTTGTTCTGTACCACGTGTATATCTATTCGGGCTCCACATTTACCGCCGCACATGTGGCTGCGGGCGTCGCGGTAGATGGCGGAAGCGGATATTATACAACGTTGGATGGTGAAAAATATTATTACTGTGAGTCTACAGCCGAGGTAGGTTCAAGCTGGGTCAACCAGGCAGACGTGGGGTATATTCCGTCAGGATATAAGATAGTAGAGACATGGATAGTCTAA
- a CDS encoding alanine--tRNA ligase, producing the protein MDAQGLRDAYVNFFKERGHTYIRSASLIPENDPTVLFTTAGMHPLVPYLLGEKHPGGKRLVNFQKCIRTGDIEEVGDDSHLTFFEMLGNWSLGDYFKKESIRFSYDLLKDVLNIKRDQLAVTAFEGEEGIPKDTETARHWKDLGFRDDQIFFYGRKDNWWGPAGQTGPCGPDTEIFFDNGKKKCGPKCGPACKCGKYTEIWNNVFMQYNKDKDGKFVPLAQKNVDTGMGLERTLCFVNGLKNVYETSLFTGIIGKLEELSGKKYSDDIRSFRIVADHLRASTFLLGDGVVPSKMGQGYILRRLIRRASRYMSKLGIEGVNMQKISEVIVSEYSAAYPELENNKDSIYAQITAEEEKFHRTLNKGLRRFDEMISESGEKKELDGESVFRLYDTYGFPIELTQELAAEKGFTVCIADFENRFKEHQEKSRAGSDQVFKGGLADASEQTTRLHTATHLLNAALKRFVDPNIHQKGSNITAERLRFDFNLDRKVEPEELKKIEDFVNEVINANIPVVCEEIPYEEAQKRHAEGVFQCKYGEIVKVYSIGDVSVELCGGPHVKNTGEIGSFKIMKEESSAAGVRRIKAVVE; encoded by the coding sequence ATGGACGCTCAGGGACTCAGGGACGCATACGTGAATTTCTTCAAAGAAAGAGGACACACCTACATCAGATCGGCTTCGCTCATACCCGAGAACGACCCTACCGTCCTTTTCACAACGGCGGGGATGCACCCTCTCGTTCCGTATCTTCTGGGAGAGAAGCACCCGGGCGGAAAGAGGTTGGTGAACTTCCAGAAGTGCATCAGGACCGGAGACATAGAGGAAGTGGGCGACGATTCCCACTTGACGTTCTTCGAAATGTTAGGGAACTGGTCCCTCGGAGATTACTTCAAAAAAGAATCGATAAGGTTCAGTTACGACCTTCTGAAGGATGTACTGAACATCAAACGGGATCAGCTTGCGGTGACCGCCTTCGAAGGAGAGGAGGGGATACCAAAAGACACGGAGACCGCCCGGCATTGGAAAGATCTTGGGTTCAGGGACGATCAGATATTCTTCTACGGAAGGAAGGATAACTGGTGGGGTCCGGCCGGACAGACCGGGCCTTGCGGCCCGGACACGGAGATATTCTTCGATAACGGCAAAAAGAAATGCGGGCCGAAATGCGGGCCCGCCTGTAAATGCGGGAAATACACTGAGATCTGGAACAACGTTTTCATGCAGTATAATAAAGACAAAGACGGAAAGTTCGTCCCTCTGGCACAAAAGAACGTTGACACGGGGATGGGGCTCGAAAGGACGCTTTGTTTCGTCAACGGGTTGAAGAATGTGTATGAGACATCCTTGTTCACAGGGATAATCGGAAAGCTTGAGGAACTATCAGGAAAGAAATATTCAGATGACATAAGGTCCTTCAGGATCGTTGCCGATCACCTTCGAGCATCGACTTTCCTGTTGGGTGACGGGGTCGTTCCGTCAAAGATGGGACAGGGATATATCCTGAGAAGATTGATCAGAAGGGCAAGCAGATACATGTCCAAACTCGGGATCGAAGGAGTGAATATGCAGAAGATATCCGAGGTGATCGTTTCGGAATATTCCGCGGCGTATCCTGAATTGGAAAATAATAAAGATTCGATCTACGCCCAAATAACCGCCGAAGAAGAGAAGTTCCACAGAACTTTGAACAAAGGCTTGAGGAGATTCGACGAAATGATCTCCGAAAGCGGGGAAAAGAAAGAGCTTGACGGCGAATCCGTATTCAGGTTGTATGACACATACGGGTTCCCGATCGAATTGACGCAGGAGCTCGCGGCGGAGAAAGGGTTCACGGTTTGCATAGCCGACTTTGAGAACAGATTCAAGGAGCATCAGGAGAAGTCCAGAGCCGGGTCGGATCAGGTATTCAAAGGAGGATTGGCCGATGCTTCCGAGCAAACAACGAGATTGCATACTGCTACGCATCTATTGAATGCCGCACTTAAAAGATTCGTCGATCCGAACATACACCAGAAGGGATCGAACATTACCGCCGAGAGACTGAGATTCGATTTTAACTTGGACAGAAAGGTCGAACCTGAAGAGCTGAAGAAGATCGAGGATTTTGTCAATGAAGTGATCAACGCGAATATACCTGTGGTGTGCGAGGAAATACCTTACGAAGAGGCTCAAAAAAGGCATGCTGAGGGAGTTTTTCAGTGTAAGTACGGAGAGATCGTCAAAGTTTACTCCATAGGAGATGTTTCTGTCGAGCTGTGCGGCGGACCTCACGTCAAGAACACCGGCGAGATCGGATCATTCAAAATAATGAAAGAGGAGAGCTCTGCGGCCGGCGTCAGAAGGATAAAGGCTGTTGTCGAATGA
- the nifB gene encoding nitrogenase cofactor biosynthesis protein NifB yields MDKKLEGVIKEHPCYDSDAHTKFARMHVPVAPRCNIQCNYCNRKYDCSNESRPGVTSEVLSPEEAVEKIRFVKEKISALKVIGIAGPGDPLANEETFRTLELVNKEFPELTLCVSTNGLALPNNAQRLYDLGVRFLTVTMNASDPDVGGLVYDRVQWGGRTYKGKEGADILLKNQLEGIRRCVEIGMVVKINIVMVPGVNDEHIPELVKKVKSLGVYIVNILPLIPVEGTKFSDKRAPTPEERKKLMDKCELDIKMMRHCKQCRADAIGLLGEDRSSEFAKMKNCQAGCGPSPENSTPLMIDIDESDPLRVAIATSDGKNIDSGFGNASRFDVYSVSNGGVKLIRTVNVDTSKQVVGSSHKEHINGIVDQLNDCTVFVVKEIGHMPSKVLAERGKTVRISSGMIKKSTFRP; encoded by the coding sequence GTGGACAAAAAATTGGAAGGGGTTATCAAAGAACACCCGTGCTATGATTCCGACGCTCACACCAAATTCGCAAGGATGCATGTTCCTGTTGCTCCAAGGTGCAACATTCAGTGCAACTACTGCAATCGGAAATATGATTGCAGCAACGAATCCAGGCCGGGAGTCACTAGCGAAGTGCTTTCCCCGGAAGAAGCGGTCGAAAAGATCAGATTTGTGAAAGAGAAGATATCTGCCCTGAAAGTGATCGGTATCGCAGGGCCGGGGGATCCTCTCGCCAATGAAGAAACATTCCGCACGCTGGAGCTTGTGAACAAAGAGTTCCCAGAGCTTACGTTGTGCGTCTCGACCAATGGTCTGGCCCTCCCGAATAATGCACAGAGATTGTACGATCTCGGAGTGAGGTTCCTGACCGTCACTATGAACGCTTCCGACCCCGATGTCGGAGGATTGGTATACGACAGGGTGCAATGGGGCGGCAGAACATACAAAGGAAAAGAAGGCGCAGACATCCTTTTGAAGAATCAGCTAGAAGGCATCAGGAGATGTGTTGAGATCGGAATGGTCGTGAAGATCAACATAGTCATGGTGCCCGGAGTGAACGACGAACACATACCTGAGTTGGTAAAGAAAGTAAAGTCGCTTGGTGTGTACATCGTCAACATATTGCCTCTGATACCGGTAGAAGGTACGAAATTCAGCGATAAGAGGGCTCCGACGCCTGAAGAAAGGAAGAAGCTGATGGATAAATGCGAGTTGGACATCAAAATGATGAGACACTGCAAACAATGCAGGGCAGATGCGATAGGTCTCCTTGGAGAGGATAGGTCCTCCGAGTTCGCAAAGATGAAGAACTGTCAGGCGGGATGCGGCCCGTCACCGGAGAATTCTACTCCTTTGATGATCGATATCGATGAGAGCGACCCTTTAAGGGTCGCGATTGCTACGTCCGACGGAAAGAACATCGACAGCGGATTCGGGAACGCTTCCAGGTTCGATGTATATTCGGTTTCGAATGGGGGAGTAAAGCTGATTAGGACAGTAAACGTCGATACTTCAAAACAGGTTGTCGGCAGTTCACACAAAGAGCACATAAACGGCATCGTTGATCAATTGAATGACTGTACGGTATTTGTCGTAAAAGAGATAGGACATATGCCCTCCAAAGTTTTGGCGGAGAGGGGAAAGACCGTCAGAATATCTTCCGGGATGATCAAGAAAAGTACATTTAGACCTTGA
- a CDS encoding DUF61 family protein: MDIERTIRDMNRHVAVSRKTLLEYLESGLDSYDTKDGQKCSVDRKDIELLAANCTEIEKMRLRIPIFVSTDTSYEGGAWKIEGKAEVAVVSKLLNKRVHTDDFLRIYFPDLKDLRKMVPSVINVVFVP, translated from the coding sequence GTGGACATAGAGCGCACCATCCGCGACATGAACAGACATGTTGCCGTTTCCAGGAAAACCCTTCTTGAGTACTTGGAATCCGGATTAGATTCATATGATACAAAAGACGGTCAGAAATGCTCTGTAGACCGCAAAGATATCGAGCTTCTCGCAGCCAACTGCACTGAGATCGAGAAGATGAGGCTTCGAATACCTATATTTGTGAGCACGGATACATCATACGAAGGCGGAGCGTGGAAGATCGAAGGGAAGGCAGAGGTGGCTGTTGTGTCTAAGCTTTTGAACAAAAGAGTACACACAGACGACTTTCTGAGGATATATTTCCCGGACCTCAAGGATCTCAGAAAAATGGTGCCCAGTGTGATAAATGTGGTATTCGTTCCGTGA
- a CDS encoding PASTA domain-containing protein → MPEEDNTAKETATKPVKAVKTKAKLAINSAETPVAAKIRDAPATKISIDPSKINEEVIRNAASGTVKVGTPVGSAENVKKEPAPVENKSPSEAPTVPANPKTGTIDGASSATATQSSNGKASADEMYSDIAEILSNLGEGLANAQRQLDISALMTQKQILEDDVLSGYGLSANWYVIPELEFTLKITLSVVTQQTEDGTKRVRRTRLFATPLNAKYNNLYKSEKTEESTLRVRFVPVPMPTVIKIPNLLGSTTDSAKKTLLGAAIKYSFIGEDGSAWNKETGIVVAQSTAGGEIMLADNTLVVTVKE, encoded by the coding sequence ATGCCAGAAGAAGATAATACAGCAAAGGAAACCGCAACAAAACCCGTAAAGGCGGTCAAAACAAAGGCTAAGCTGGCAATAAATTCTGCAGAGACCCCTGTTGCGGCAAAAATAAGAGACGCCCCCGCAACAAAAATATCGATCGATCCTTCAAAAATAAATGAGGAAGTGATCAGAAATGCCGCATCCGGTACCGTGAAGGTCGGAACTCCTGTCGGAAGCGCCGAAAATGTAAAGAAAGAACCCGCGCCGGTGGAGAACAAGTCACCATCTGAAGCCCCGACTGTCCCCGCTAATCCCAAAACAGGTACTATAGATGGGGCCTCATCTGCAACGGCAACACAATCCTCAAATGGAAAGGCAAGCGCTGATGAGATGTATTCGGATATTGCAGAAATTCTCAGCAATCTCGGGGAAGGGCTTGCAAATGCCCAAAGGCAGCTGGACATAAGCGCACTGATGACGCAGAAGCAGATATTAGAGGATGATGTCCTCTCCGGTTACGGGCTTTCCGCAAACTGGTACGTCATCCCGGAGTTGGAGTTCACTCTGAAAATAACGCTAAGCGTTGTGACGCAGCAGACAGAAGACGGCACTAAACGCGTAAGACGTACAAGACTTTTTGCCACGCCCTTAAACGCCAAATATAACAATCTATACAAATCAGAAAAAACGGAAGAGAGCACCCTCAGGGTAAGATTCGTTCCGGTTCCCATGCCAACAGTAATAAAGATACCGAATCTGCTCGGTTCTACAACAGATTCGGCAAAGAAGACCCTGCTGGGTGCGGCGATAAAATATTCGTTCATAGGTGAGGACGGTTCGGCCTGGAACAAAGAGACCGGGATCGTAGTAGCTCAATCCACAGCGGGAGGAGAGATCATGCTGGCAGATAACACGCTTGTAGTAACGGTAAAGGAGTGA
- a CDS encoding MBL fold metallo-hydrolase: MVVHQVNSGMTSDSNIYLVIGSRAALIDAGTGNENKRNIAKIKELLKGRHLDLIVLTHFHYDHIGGLRGIQDEFGSEAFAGVGDAPYIANGDPAYTLSGLFGDELGRCEITELVEGDIIDLGEHRLRVINTPGHTCGSICLYDEATNSLFSGDTVFASGIGRTDFPSGSTKELIRSLRKLSSMNISMLYPGHMNTTSDGNRAIRNGLFMAGGM, encoded by the coding sequence ATGGTCGTTCATCAAGTCAATTCGGGCATGACTTCCGATTCGAATATTTATCTCGTTATCGGCAGCAGGGCCGCATTAATTGATGCGGGGACAGGCAATGAGAATAAGAGAAACATTGCCAAGATCAAGGAACTTCTGAAGGGAAGGCATCTCGATCTGATAGTCCTCACGCACTTCCATTACGACCACATAGGGGGATTAAGGGGTATTCAGGACGAGTTCGGGTCGGAAGCATTCGCAGGAGTCGGAGACGCTCCGTACATAGCGAATGGGGACCCGGCATACACCCTATCCGGACTGTTCGGTGATGAACTCGGTCGCTGCGAAATAACAGAATTGGTGGAAGGTGACATTATTGATCTCGGGGAACACAGGTTGCGCGTAATAAACACACCCGGGCATACATGCGGAAGCATATGCCTGTACGACGAGGCAACAAACTCTCTTTTTTCGGGAGATACGGTTTTCGCCAGCGGAATCGGAAGGACGGATTTCCCATCCGGTTCAACAAAAGAGCTGATAAGGTCGTTGAGGAAACTGAGCAGTATGAATATAAGTATGCTGTATCCGGGACATATGAACACAACGTCTGACGGAAACAGGGCGATAAGAAACGGCCTCTTCATGGCAGGAGGGATGTGA